A single window of Ostrinia nubilalis chromosome 24, ilOstNubi1.1, whole genome shotgun sequence DNA harbors:
- the LOC135083651 gene encoding uncharacterized protein K02A2.6-like: protein MLAAGVIEPVDHSDWATPLVPVRKADGGLRICADYKITLNPVLLVDRFPLPRIEDLLPLYLTCDASARGIGGVLTQRSASTADGGAGGAGAGRERPVIYVSRALTDAEKNYSQIDREALAIVFCLGKLHQNEIYEELGCIMWGHRVVIPENCRSKVLLQLHESHMGIVKTKATARSYVWWPGIDEAVEALCRACPACAAEADAPPRHAPSPWPWPAAPWSRLHVDFLGPIFNKTYLVIIDAKTKWLEVFQVPSTAATSTIHKLSELFARWGLPKQLVSDNGPPFTSKEFSEFLRGCGIAHFFTAPYHPASNGAAENAVRTIKKVIKKAIRLNLDVHLFLNTFLLHYRNTEHCTTGESPAALMLGRRLRTKLDILRPNVENRVSIVQARQAESRGQPGDNRELHAGEEVWYRNYQGTTRWLPGEVSQKIGGTDYKVLDGLGRENHRHIDQLKRRSRSSLICPNSPLSDKQDENRLSIPSTTMNEAGPEETRPPSQEPAGTTSTTQPPSNEREPSAGGAASAPSPPAPEPPQSRPIRQCRLNPPKYKL from the exons ATGCTGGCGGCGGGCGTCATCGAGCCCGTGGACCACTCGGACTGGGCCACGCCTTTAGTACCGGTGAGGAAGGCGGATGGTGGACTCCGAATTTGTGCTGattacaaaataacattaaatccAGTTTTGTTGGTTGATAGGTTCCCCTTACCGCGTATCGAGGACCTCCTG CCTTTATATTTAACATGCGATGCAAGCGCCCGCGGCATAGGCGGCGTGCTGACGCAGCGGTCTGCGAGCACAGCTGATGGCGGGGcggggggcgcgggcgcggggcgggagcggcccGTTATCTATGTGTCCCGCGCGCTCACGGACGCAGAGAAAAATTATTCGCAAATAGATCGCGAGGCGCTTgcgattgtgttttgtttaggAAAGTTGCATCA AAATGAGATTTATGAGGAATTAGGTTGTATAATGTGGGGTCACAGGGTAGTCATACCTGAAAATTGTAGGAGTAAAGTATTATTACAATTACACGAATCCCACATGGgaatagtaaaaacaaaagcgaCAGCTCGAAGTTACGTCTGGTGGCCGGGGATCGACGAGGCGGTGGAGGCGCTGTGCCGCGCGTGCCCGGCGTGCGCGGCGGAGGCGGACGCGCCGCCGCGCCACGCGCCCAGCCCCTGGCCCTGGCCCGCCGCTCCGTGGTCGCGGTTGCACGTAGACTTTTTGGgacctatttttaataaaacctaCCTAGTAATTATAGATGCTAAAACCAAATGGCTAGAAGTGTTCCAGGTACCGAGCACTGCGGCTACGAGTACTATTCATAAACTTTCGGAGTTATTCGCGCGATGGGGACTTCCCAAGCAGTTAGTTTCGGACAATGGGCCCCCTTTTACAAGCAAAGAATTTTCAGAATTTTTGCGAGGTTGTGGTATCGCTCATTTTTTTACTGCCCCCTATCACCCGGCTTCGAACGGTGCGGCCGAGAATGCGGTTCGCACgattaaaaaagttattaagaAGGCGATAAGACTAAATCTCGACGTTCActtatttttgaatactttcttATTACACTACCGTAACACGGAACACTGCACCACAGGAGAAAGTCCTGCGGCGCTCATGTTAGGTAGACGACTCCGGACCAAATTAGATATCCTAAGACCTAACGTCGAGAACAGAGTCAGTATAGTGCAGGCGCGTCAGGCAGAGAGTAGGGGACAGCCAGGAGATAATCGAGAATTGCACGCGGGGGAGGAAGTATGGTATAGGAACTATCAAGGTACGACGCGATGGTTACCAGGGGAGGTATCGCAGAAAATAGGAGGTACCGACTATAAGGTACTAGATGGGTTAGGGAGAGAGAACCATAGACATATTGATCAGCTCAAACGTAGGTCAAGGAGTTCACTCATTTGTCCTAACTCACCCCTGTCAGATAAACAGGATGAGAACAGGCTATCTATCCCCAGTACCACTATGAATGAAGCCGGTCCAGAGGAGACGCGCCCGCCAAGCCAAGAACCAGCGGGAACCACCAGCACCACCCAACCGCCCAGCAACGAGCGCGAGCCGAGCGCCGGCGGCGCCGCGTCCGCGCCCAGCCCGCCTGCGCCCGAGCCGCCCCAGTCCCGACCGATACGACAGTGTAGGCTCAACCCTCCAAAATATAAAttgtag
- the LOC135083767 gene encoding uncharacterized protein LOC135083767 translates to MASIGKIGEFKVDGGNWTLYVERLEMYLEVNKVDKTMWRPTLIAVMGDETYELLSNLTSPEKPAQKTYEEIVKLLREHLQPKPSVMAERYRFRQRRQKDEESVAQYVSELKKLSRFCDFSASLEDNLRDQFVCGLRSDIIRQRLFAEDDLKYQGAVKLASALEAAERDAAVVEFGNKAAGMSTAAEVHAMRSFSRGRGGKAGWRAPPPAAPAHGGPSDTWRGAGWRAQPPGPAARGGPSDAACGACGGQDHRHENCRYKEFICSRCRRRGHLRRVCPERGSQGDFKRGMHHVTEFTEDSAGEDAADERLTQAEEELFQLNLNGYKPV, encoded by the exons ATGGCGTCAATCGGCAAAATCGGCGAATTTAAAGTCGACGGTGGTAATTGGACTTTGTACGTGGAGCGGTTAGAGATGTATTTAGAGGTCAACAAGGTCGACAAAACCATGTGGCGGCCAACGTTAATTGCGGTCATGGGGGACGAAACCTATGAGCTCCTGAGTAATCTAACCAGCCCAGAAAAACCGGCTCAGAAAACATACGAAGAAATAGTGAAATTATTGCGTGAACATTTACAACCGAAACCATCTGTCATGGCGGAAAGATATCGCTTTAGACAAAGGAGGCAAAAAGATGAAGAATCAGTTGCGCAGTACGTATCAGAACTGAAGAAGTTATCAAGATTTTGCGATTTTTCGGCCAGCCTAGAGGACAATTTACGAGATCAGTTCGTATGTGGATTACGCAGTGACATTATTCGACAACGCCTGTTCGCGGAGGACGATTTAAAATACCAAGGAGCGGTAAAATTGGCATCGGCATTAGAAGCGGCGGAGAGAGACGCAGCCGTGGTGGAATTTGGGAATAAGGCGGCAGGGATGTCAACGGCGGCCGAGGTGCACGCGATGAGGTCATTCTCGCGTGGGCGCGGCGGGAAAGCGGGGTGGCGCGCACCGCCACCGGCAGCGCCGGCGCACGGGGGCCCGTCGGACACGTGGCGCGGAGCGGGGTGGCGCGCGCAACCACCGGGGCCGGCGGCACGCGGAGGCCCGTCGGATGCGGCGTGCGGCGCATGTGGCGGACAAGACCATCGCCACGAAAATTGCCGTTACAAGGAATTCATCTGCAGTAGATGTCGGCGTCGCGGGCATTTGCGGCGGGTGTGCCCGGAGCGGGGTAGCCAGGGCGATTTCAAGCGAGGGATGCATCACGTAACGGAATTCACCGAGGACTCTGCCGGTGAGGACGCCGCGGATGAGCGGCTGACGCAAGCAGAAGAGGAATTATTCCAGCTGAACTTGAACGGATATAAACCG GTAtaa